A part of Aquibium oceanicum genomic DNA contains:
- a CDS encoding DUF1778 domain-containing protein codes for MCILRKAVPARPCRTLPPPAPFAAGPFVASSSGRVEETLADRRSFHLDAERWEAFQAALDAPPRDLPRLKKILNEPSVFSGREPA; via the coding sequence ATGTGCATACTGCGGAAAGCCGTCCCAGCACGACCATGTCGCACCTTGCCGCCTCCAGCGCCTTTTGCTGCAGGTCCGTTCGTTGCTTCCTCGTCGGGCCGCGTCGAGGAAACGCTGGCCGACCGGCGCAGCTTTCATCTTGACGCTGAGCGGTGGGAGGCCTTTCAAGCCGCGCTTGACGCGCCCCCGCGCGACCTGCCGCGCCTGAAGAAGATCTTGAACGAGCCGTCCGTCTTTTCCGGCCGCGAGCCCGCGTGA
- a CDS encoding GNAT family N-acetyltransferase: MSGFRIEKLARKHAVDLFDCGEEPLNRFLLRYALPNQQANASQTCAGLSNDTIIGYYTLVVGEVAYDGAPERLTKCLARHPLLIMLLARLAVSRDWQGKGIVAGLLRDAILRTLQAAHIAGIRAFTVHAKNDAARSFYKHFGSVESPSDPLHLFALIKDLRGL, encoded by the coding sequence GTGAGCGGTTTTCGAATCGAGAAACTGGCGCGCAAACACGCGGTCGATCTCTTCGACTGCGGCGAGGAGCCGCTCAACCGGTTCCTGCTCCGTTATGCGCTGCCCAACCAACAGGCGAACGCGTCGCAAACTTGTGCCGGGCTCTCGAACGATACGATCATCGGATACTACACGCTGGTCGTCGGCGAGGTCGCGTATGACGGCGCACCCGAACGGCTGACCAAGTGCCTCGCACGCCATCCGTTGCTCATCATGCTGCTTGCGCGTCTTGCTGTCAGTCGAGACTGGCAAGGCAAGGGCATCGTTGCCGGCCTCTTGCGCGACGCCATCCTTCGAACGCTCCAGGCTGCTCACATCGCCGGCATCCGCGCCTTCACCGTCCATGCCAAGAACGACGCAGCGCGATCCTTCTACAAGCATTTCGGATCCGTAGAATCGCCTAGCGACCCGCTCCACCTGTTCGCGCTCATCAAGGATCTGCGCGGCCTGTAA
- a CDS encoding DUF982 domain-containing protein: MSDQFSAHFRVSLGRAGNLAHAVTSPEKAAEILATDWPTNWTAKHLSVRKAVLKAMESAYTVTTARKAFAEAADEAGILLPEPPKSVAREGFKSPAWTRSKGKLKRDR, from the coding sequence ATGTCCGACCAGTTCTCCGCACACTTTCGTGTTTCGCTCGGACGCGCCGGCAACCTCGCGCATGCCGTTACTTCGCCAGAAAAGGCCGCTGAAATCCTGGCCACCGACTGGCCGACCAACTGGACCGCAAAGCACCTGTCGGTGCGCAAGGCCGTCCTAAAGGCGATGGAAAGTGCCTATACCGTTACCACCGCGAGGAAGGCGTTCGCAGAGGCTGCGGACGAGGCCGGCATTCTGCTGCCGGAGCCGCCGAAGTCGGTGGCGCGGGAGGGCTTCAAGTCGCCAGCTTGGACCCGGTCGAAAGGTAAGCTGAAGCGCGATCGATGA
- a CDS encoding pilus assembly protein TadG-related protein — MRGDYAIATAVAIIPILGSLALAVDYTELSRERAIVQNALDAAGIAAARYYVEGASKDATTAYAKDFFLANLNGIDGGGAKFTLVLPNEGTGGGVLTISATHSFKPFFLDGFTSLIGSDKAVLDFQAETKVRLKNTLEVALVLDNSGSMDYTGSGSGKKRIVLLRDAAKQLVSTLAAQADQLKQVDKPVQFSLVPFAASVNVGPSNATAAWMDVDGRSPIHHEDFDWTTMPSTKKVQLSGGIYYKKGADWGAQENQKVTRFTMFNDVKRVTGKSWVADMQYVCTSYRSSGSCRTYGWVDNGAYQYSYGAFAGWQGCVEARPYPYNLNDAAPVTATPATLFVPMFAPDETDQTSGGSAPNSWWVDVTTSSSASTRQKYMPKYFTPAGEGTSAAAASSGPNDSCTTKPITALVDVSVAAGKKKIEDAIDAMTPLGRRTFPKAWPGDGGPFPTMLPSPRAGWRPRRATTRSSSCSPTAPTPTTRRVRWDTPTRRPTSRPIRPTATPA, encoded by the coding sequence GTGCGTGGCGATTATGCAATCGCCACGGCGGTGGCGATCATCCCGATCCTGGGCTCGCTCGCTCTGGCGGTGGACTATACCGAGCTTTCGAGAGAACGGGCGATCGTCCAGAACGCCCTCGATGCGGCCGGCATCGCCGCTGCGCGCTACTACGTCGAAGGCGCCAGCAAGGATGCGACCACCGCCTACGCGAAGGACTTCTTCCTCGCCAACCTGAACGGGATCGATGGTGGTGGCGCGAAGTTCACGCTCGTCCTTCCCAACGAGGGGACCGGCGGCGGTGTGCTGACGATCTCGGCGACACATAGTTTCAAGCCCTTCTTCCTCGACGGGTTCACCAGCCTCATCGGCAGCGACAAGGCGGTGCTGGACTTCCAGGCCGAGACGAAGGTGAGGTTGAAGAACACGCTCGAGGTCGCGCTCGTTCTCGATAACTCCGGCTCGATGGACTACACGGGCTCGGGATCGGGGAAGAAGCGGATCGTGCTTCTGCGCGATGCCGCCAAGCAACTCGTTTCCACGCTCGCCGCGCAGGCCGACCAGCTCAAGCAGGTCGACAAGCCGGTGCAGTTCTCGCTCGTCCCGTTTGCGGCTTCCGTGAATGTCGGTCCCTCCAACGCCACCGCTGCGTGGATGGACGTCGATGGCCGTTCGCCGATCCATCACGAGGATTTCGACTGGACCACCATGCCTTCGACCAAGAAGGTGCAGCTGTCGGGCGGCATCTATTACAAGAAGGGCGCGGACTGGGGCGCGCAGGAGAACCAGAAGGTCACCCGCTTCACCATGTTCAACGACGTCAAGCGGGTCACCGGCAAGTCCTGGGTCGCTGACATGCAGTATGTGTGCACCTCGTACAGGTCGAGCGGATCGTGCCGGACCTATGGCTGGGTCGACAACGGCGCGTACCAGTATTCATACGGCGCCTTCGCCGGCTGGCAGGGATGCGTCGAGGCGCGGCCCTATCCCTACAACCTCAATGATGCCGCGCCTGTCACGGCGACGCCGGCGACGCTCTTCGTCCCGATGTTCGCCCCCGACGAGACAGACCAGACCTCGGGCGGTTCGGCACCCAACAGCTGGTGGGTCGACGTGACGACGTCCAGCAGCGCCTCGACGCGGCAGAAATACATGCCCAAATACTTCACGCCGGCCGGGGAGGGCACGTCCGCCGCGGCAGCCAGCAGCGGGCCGAACGATTCCTGCACCACCAAGCCGATCACGGCGCTCGTCGACGTCAGCGTCGCGGCCGGTAAGAAGAAGATCGAGGACGCGATCGACGCGATGACCCCGCTGGGGCGACGAACGTTCCCGAAGGCCTGGCCTGGGGATGGCGGACCGTTTCCCACGATGCTCCCTTCACCGAGGGCAGGGTGGAGACCGAGAAGGGCAACGACAAGGTCGTCATCGTGCTCACCGACGGCGCCAACACCTACTACACGCCGAGTTCGCTGGGATACGCCGACGCGGCGGCCAACAAGTCGACCTATTCGGCCTACGGCTACACCGGCCTGA